Within the Candidatus Reidiella endopervernicosa genome, the region TCGCACTTGGGGCGACAGTGTCGGTCGTAGAGCTCACTGTTGTGTGCGTTCATTGAGATCGAGAGCGCATCGACCTTGCCCGCCAACTCCGGGGCAACATCACGCCCATGAATCAGTGAGGCGAGCCCATCGGTGTTAACCCGAATCGTCGCGCCTTGCGCCTTGAGTTGTTCGGCCACCTCTAGCAGCACATCGAGCCGTGTAGTCGGTTCACCGAGCCCACAGAAGACGATCTGTTTGTAACGATCCGGATCACCCACCTCCTCAACCACCTTCTCGGCTGATGGCTCCTCGAACAGGCGCAGATCGAAACCCTGCACCTCCCAGCTGCCGTTAAATTTGGGGCAGAAGGCACAGCGCAGGGTGCAGTGGTAGGTGATATTGAGATAGCAGTTACCGTGCAGCTCGTAGCTGATGGTTGGATTCACTGCTGGGTCGTGTTCGGTCTGCTCTGCGCTCATATCTCTATTTCGTTCTACGGAGCCACGAGTCTATGCAAGAGTGCGGCCTCGTTATGTTGATTTAAATCAACTGCAAGCCCATTACCCCACATCTTGCGCATCGCTCACAATCCGCCGAAAGAGGTAGAGGGCCGCGAGCAGGTTCCAGCCGAGCCACGCCGCCGAGGCGATCCAGAGCAGTGCCGCCGGACGCAGCAGCCACTCCGGCACCAGCAGCGCGCCAAACAGCACGATCAACGCCGCCAACTGCAGCCTGAACTGCCAGCGCGCCTGGCGCTCGGGGATGATCTGCTTCATGTTGGGAATCTTTCCCTGCCAGCTGCCCAACGCCTGCACGCGGTTATTGAGATGCAGCCAGATCAGAAACGGTACGATCTTGTAGAGCATGCCGTTGACTGCCGAGACGGCAAAACCGGCAATCAACACCACCACCGGCGCAATCGGGGTGAGGTGCAGATGGGGGGCCAACAGCCACAACAGCAGCGCCAGCAGCAGACTGCCCATCGCCAAGCGCCAGAAATCGAGCGTGACATCGGCGATACGGCGGCGACGCTGATGCTGCAGCCTGAGCGTGACGATGGCGAATACCGCCAACATCAGGGCAATCAGCCAGGTGATCCAGTCGGCCTGAAGCAGGGTCCAGAGCAGCAGCAGGCCCAGCAGCATCGGTGCGTAGCCGCGCATCATCAGCTTCGGATAGTCGGGTGTAATTTGAAACATCGGCACCACCTGATAGGCGACACCGGCCACCAGCACCGCCAGCCAGCCAACCAATCCCCACCCGAGGTGGATATCGGTCAGCCCCCGATTGAGCACCCACTCAGACCAGGTGTAACCGGCCAGCAGATCGAGACCCAACACGGCGGTCACGGCCAGACCGATAACGGCGAAGATCATAGTCAGGATCGAGGGGTGTTTCGATTCGGAGCGAAACAGGGTCACTATTAATAGCAGCACTAGTGGTAACAGCGCGGCCGCAAGCAACCAGATGGCAAATTCAAACAGCGCA harbors:
- a CDS encoding TatD family nuclease-associated radical SAM protein, which produces MSAEQTEHDPAVNPTISYELHGNCYLNITYHCTLRCAFCPKFNGSWEVQGFDLRLFEEPSAEKVVEEVGDPDRYKQIVFCGLGEPTTRLDVLLEVAEQLKAQGATIRVNTDGLASLIHGRDVAPELAGKVDALSISMNAHNSELYDRHCRPKCEGGFEAMLDFARKAKAYVPSVTLTAIDGLEGVDIDACEKIAAEIGVAFRRRVLDEVG